AACGAAGAAAACTGCATCGTAGTTACAGCCGGGAGCAATATGGGGTTTATGAACGCCATTCTTGCTATTACTTCCCCTGGTGATGAAATTATTCTGAATACACCTTATTATTTCAATCACGAAATGGCGATCGCAATCGCGGGTTGTCGTGCAGTCTTAGTAGGAACAGATGAAAATTACCAATTACGTCCAGAAGCGATCGCGCAAGCAATTACTTCTAAAACACGCGCAATAGTAACAATTTCACCGAATAATCCTACAGGAGTTGTCTATTCAGAAGCAGCATTACGGCAAGTAAGTCAAATATGTGGCGCTCACGGCATTTATCATATCAGTGATGAAGCCTATGAATACTTTACCTACAACGGAGTAAAACACGTTTCCCCTGGTGCATTTGGTGGTAATAATTACACAATTTCCCTTTATAGCCTTTCTAAAGCTTACGGTTTTGCCAGCTGGCGCATTGGTTATATGGTGATTCCTAAACATTTACTTGTTGCTATTAGAAAAGTTCAGGATACAATTTTGATTTGTCCGCCTGTCGTTTCTCAGTATGCGGCTTTAGGAGCATTGCAGGCAAAAGAGGAGTATTTAAGAGACAATATTGGTGCAATTGCCCAAGTGCGACAACTAGTACTCGAATCTCTTAACCGCTTACAAGATTTATGTAGCATTACTTCTGCCAATGGTGCTTTCTATTTTTTCCTCAAAATTCATACTCAGATGGATGCTTTTGAGTTAGTTAAAAGACTGATTCAGGAGTATCAAGTAGCAGTGATTCCAGGTACAACCTTTGGTATGGAAGAGGGATGTTATCTGCGAGTTGCTTATGGTGCACTGCAAAAAGAGACAGTCAAAGAAGGCATAGAGAGATTGGTACGAGGTTTACAAATGATAGTGGGGAGTGGAGAGTAGAGACGCGATTAATCGCTAAGTAGGCAGAAATATTTTAGTGTAATACTAACTCGTCATTCATAATTAATAATCACACAAATATGCCAATTATTAATAAGTTAATTGAAATCGAAACTA
This region of Nostoc sp. UHCC 0302 genomic DNA includes:
- a CDS encoding pyridoxal phosphate-dependent aminotransferase, whose translation is MESLTSRMQAVQSPIIPVVGELIKNSPGTISLGQGVVSYSPPPEAIELLPKFLAEPANHLYKAVEGIPPLLTALAGKLFAFNGIEINEENCIVVTAGSNMGFMNAILAITSPGDEIILNTPYYFNHEMAIAIAGCRAVLVGTDENYQLRPEAIAQAITSKTRAIVTISPNNPTGVVYSEAALRQVSQICGAHGIYHISDEAYEYFTYNGVKHVSPGAFGGNNYTISLYSLSKAYGFASWRIGYMVIPKHLLVAIRKVQDTILICPPVVSQYAALGALQAKEEYLRDNIGAIAQVRQLVLESLNRLQDLCSITSANGAFYFFLKIHTQMDAFELVKRLIQEYQVAVIPGTTFGMEEGCYLRVAYGALQKETVKEGIERLVRGLQMIVGSGE